The Plasmodium relictum strain SGS1 genome assembly, chromosome: 9 genome window below encodes:
- the UNC50 gene encoding UNC-50 protein, putative, giving the protein MLPFYKNEDIGNEFKKKKGYNIKNIEKLINSHKQFKKNVKKKISYDYIAILLNKANLDIKYNYAQIAYSLFCPSKLYKLFLYRKQNKNHYHRDDPCFFFIFLFNYLIIGYIYSINLISKKPNTTNDNSKYAIFTIRIFYPLLIFLSIGILITVLNYFYIFKCIKNKTIVDNENNNAFGSIKDLNKEILLFFDMILNCSTAILISSFVVPYFFLPILAYKNFQILRKVIITLLNILDIFAWIHYLYVYRIGMHVILYRNNKQNSYLYAFFFCFILIFFFYLSYNNLTFAFFIYNLF; this is encoded by the coding sequence atgttgCCATTTTATAAGAATGAAGATATTGGAAACGAattcaaaaagaaaaagggatataatattaaaaatatagaaaaattaattaactCACATAAgcagtttaaaaaaaatgtgaaaaaaaaaatatcttatGATTATATTgctatattattaaataaagcGAATTTAGATATTAAGTATAATTATGCCCAAATAGCATATAGTTTATTTTGCCCTTCAAAAttgtataaattatttttatatagaaagcaaaataaaaatcacTATCATCGTGATGACccatgttttttttttatctttttatttaattatctAATAAttggatatatatatagcataaatttaatatcaaaaaaacCCAATACAACAAATGATAATTCAAAATATGCAATTTTTACtattagaattttttatccattacttatttttttatctataggGATATTAATAACtgtattaaattatttttatatatttaaatgtattaaaaataaaaccattgttgataatgaaaataataatgcaTTTGGATCAATAAAAGATTTAAACAAGGAAATTTTACTTTTCTTTGATATGATCTTAAATTGCTCAACAGCTATTCTTATATCATCATTTGTTgttccttatttttttttacctaTTTTAGCTTATAAAAATTTCcaaattttaagaaaagtGATCATTAccttattaaatattttagataTATTTGCTTGGatacattatttatatgtatatagaATAGGTATGCATGTTATTTTATATAGAAACAACAAACAAAATAGTTATTtatatgcattttttttttgttttattttaatattttttttttatctatcaTATAACAATTTAACCTTTGcattttttatctataacttattttaa
- a CDS encoding transporter, putative yields MSSKKKSTIILSHSGKTTIPESTNTKEQNNAKSNKYNPFNFFRMKGYGMPTTLEEQLTKKELRISSEQKTPYNINRNVILFVYFALIVLTNRLFFGWPNLSNLLFREDTYIWKCKKNADGTYDRLPDKRYVCDDQDKAVQTIFVFGSSAYFAFSFFNGLIVDYLGSRFSMLLGHILNLIGWILMLVSNENFDAYVIGGIFMSASIDLASFSTLNASGLYPGNENLIVNIISGAGSLSTGTMTILDLIISGLNLSFKAFMMWYICISVGFFFILTIFLFPRTRYFRQYEIDNYYKNKEISLTEKGEVNILKKGNEYDYALQKVDLHEDVEMESINQSKGDYNEVEAIGNKKLEDYASTNNSSITSKKNLKLFKYTTFRDLFNIFTCAHFLCLWIYGPLNAIYNTFYYSVVENILSKDKNDILGYILPFSFIPCVILGNITDKFGVMIMFAYELIFAFSMYAFSYSKSSLAQWISVISNTLYSACANGQLWTFISYTFSSKYHSTLIGFLNFVCGIMSFARLLLFEWAKYSNYDFTYINLLILCMIGVNIALAIVLVFIRKIKGEKVTYGDENISK; encoded by the coding sequence ATGAGTTCTAAAAAGAAATCTACTATAATTTTATCACATTCAGGTAAAACTACCATACCTGAGTCAACTAACACAAAAGAACAAAATAATGCAAAATCAAACAAATATAACCCTTTCAATTTCTTTAGAATGAAAGGGTATGGTATGCCAACAACTTTAGAAGaacaattaacaaaaaaagaacTGCGAATATCTTCAGAACAAAAAACTCCATATAACATAAATAGAAATGTTATactatttgtatattttgcATTAATTGTTTTAACAAATCGTTTATTTTTTGGATGGCCAAATTTatctaatttattatttagagaggatacatatatatggaaatgtaaaaaaaatgctGATGGTACTTACGATAGATTACCAGATAAAAGATATGTGTGCGATGATCAAGATAAAGCAGTACAAACAATTTTCGTTTTTGGTTCTTCTGCATATTTTGccttttcatttttcaaCGGATTGATAGTTGACTATTTAGGTTCAAGATTCAGTATGTTATTAGGccatattttaaatttaattggATGGATATTAATGCTTGTatcaaatgaaaattttgatGCTTATGTTATTGGAGGTATATTTATGTCAGCTAGTATTGATTTAGCTTCTTTTTCTACTTTAAATGCATCAGGATTATATCCAggtaatgaaaatttaattgTTAATATAATTTCGGGTGCTGGATCTTTATCTACAGGTACTATGACAATTCTCGATTTAATAATAAGTGGGCTAAACTTGTCTTTCAAAGCTTTTATGATGTGGTATATATGCATTAGTGttggatttttttttatattaactaTTTTCCTTTTCCCTAGAACCAGATATTTTAGGCAATATGAAAttgataattattataaaaataaagaaataagtTTAACAGAAAAAGGTgaagtaaatatattaaaaaagggTAATGAATATGATTATGCATTGCAGAAAGTTGATCTACATGAAGATGTAGAAATGGAGAGTATTAATCAAAGTAAAGGAGATTATAATGAAGTAGAAGCGATTGGAAATAAAAAACTAGAGGATTATGCTAGTACAAATAATAGTAGTATTACTtcgaaaaaaaatttaaaactatttaaatataCTACATTTAGGGAtttattcaatatttttacgTGTGCTCACTTTTTATGTTTATGGATATATGGGCCTTTAAATGCTATTTATAACACTTTCTATTATAGTGTTGTGGAGAATATTTTatcaaaagataaaaatgatatactTGGTTATATTTTaccattttcttttataccATGTGTAATATTGGGAAATATAACAGACAAATTTGGTGTTATGATTATGTTTGCttatgaattaatttttgcATTTTCTATGTATGCTTTTAGTTATTCCAAATCAAGTTTAGCCCAATGGATATCGGTAATTTCAAACACTTTATATTCAGCTTGTGCAAACGGCCAATTGTGGACATTCATATCTTATACTTTTAGTTCAAAATATCATTCAACTCTCATTGGATTCTTAAATTTTGTTTGTGGTATTATGTCTTTTGCTCGTTTGCTATTGTTTGAATGGGCTAAATATAGCAATTATGATTTTACTTATATCaatttacttattttatgtATGATTGGTGTTAACATAGCCTTAGCTATTGTTCTTGtatttataagaaaaattaaggGAGAAAAAGTTACGTATGGAgatgaaaatatatcaaagtaa
- the PAGM gene encoding phosphoacetylglucosamine mutase, putative: MKNIKESLFYVKIKPCIEKYLPSYTIEENIKFESSLEFSYGNSGFRDKFETKSCDLLNALSKSGIFIGILFIKYNYEIIKKYNILDHILINEKKEYYNFHNKENIKWKNVGMIITASHNPHNENGVKILDYKGKQISELYEQYLIDLVNNHLRYLEKNKNCSIDDILDNIINYIAYIFEKETNLDIFDNKVFNNIKILDDIIYNCNIHNKLKANVCIGFDTRNSGLTLNNIIIESLNCLNIYKCINNMCYITTPCLHFIINFLNNIFDDDKIDTTIIKIDDYSIHKKKNDLDYLKQFKLENNNLVRNLYYLKNSNNISNGDVNKLSTLDINKDILSNSKFHDNYFHLYAYNSDQFYFDYFIYLFEDLYNYINEAFDQILINNRKEEKIYVDCSNGVASLKIDNFNSVFKILNKRIIKINYIKEEDNILNLNCGSDYVYSKKKLPVNAPSREINCKFCTFDGDADRILYFFIDENQNEYNHYTNDLIGKNTLNNNSLNENKIKDNNIVILDGPKIICLFLNCIIKILLHIKINKKELNAEKDIEKININIIQTAYVNTASIHYLNNVKKKVNEQIEIFQYINLNIICTKTGIKHLDNIARKSSIGIFFEPNGHGTIYTDINQLNEWAKKLYINKDKYFIALKKYLLFFNQTAGDAVIDFLAIELSLSFLNLTIKEWDNFYKPFPSLYINIMCPKYILKKLKTHPHNEQYLIEPKCLQQKIDKVINQVGSKNARCFIRPSGTESLIRIFAEAETFTEMNEILEKVKEITYEYLNENQNLYE; this comes from the coding sequence atgaaaaatattaaagagaGCTTATTTTACGTTAAAATAAAACCATGTATTGAAAAGTATTTGCCAAGTTACACTATTGaagaaaacataaaatttGAATCTAGCTTGGAATTTTCTTACGGTAATAGCGGATTTAGAGACAAGTTTGAAACAAAATCttgtgatttattaaatgcTTTAAGTAAAAGTGGAATATTTATAGGAAtactatttattaaatataattatgaaataattaaaaaatataatatattggatcatattttaataaatgaaaaaaaagaatattataattttcataataaagaaaatattaagtGGAAGAATGTTGGAATGATTATAACAGCTTCTCATAATCCTCATAACGAAAATGGTGTGAAAATTTTAGATTATAAAGGAAAGCAAATTAGTGAATTATATGAACAATATTTAATAGATCTTGTTAATAATCATTTAAGGTATttagagaaaaataaaaattgttcAATTGATGATATATtagataatataattaattacaTCGCTTACATTTTTGAAAAGGAAACAAATCTTGATATATTTGATAATAAGGTAttcaataatataaaaatattagatgatataatatataattgtaATATACACAACAAATTAAAAGCAAATGTATGCATAGGTTTTGATACGAGAAATAGTGGATTAAccttaaataatattattatagaaTCGTTAAAttgtttaaatatatataaatgtataaataatatgtGTTATATAACAACTCCTTGTTtgcattttattattaatttcctAAATAACATTTTTGATGATGACAAGATAGATACcactattattaaaattgatGACTACTCCATTCATAAGAAGAAAAATGATTTGGATTACTTAAAACAATTTAagttagaaaataataatttagtaaggaatttatattatttaaaaaatagtaataatatatcTAATGGAGACGTAAATAAATTGTCTACCTTGGATATAAACAAAGATATTTTAAGTAATAGTAAGTTTCAcgataattattttcatttatatgcatataataGTGAccaattttattttgattattttatatatttgtttgaAGATCTTTATAATTACATAAATGAAGCATTTGatcaaatattaataaacaaTCGTAAAGAAGAAAAGATATATGTTGACTGTTCAAATGGTGTAGCAAGCTTAAAAATTGACAATTTTAACAGTGTTTTCAAGATtctaaataaaagaataattaaaataaattatataaaagaagaagataatattttaaatttaaattgtgGTTCTGATTATGTGTACAGCAAAAAAAAACTACCTGTTAATGCTCCTTCACGAGAGATTAATTGTAAATTTTGTACATTCGATGGAGACGCAGATAGGattctttatttctttatagaTGAAAATCAAAATGAGTACAATCATTATACAAATGATCTTATTGgaaaaaatactttaaacAATAATTCACTAaacgaaaataaaattaaggaTAATAATATTGTTATTTTAGATGGTCCTAAgattatttgtttatttttaaattgtataatcaaaatattattacatattaagataaataaaaaagaattaaatgcAGAGAAggatatagaaaaaataaatattaatataatacaaACAGCATATGTAAATACTGCCTCTATACATTATCTCAACAATGTCAAAAAGAAAGTAAATGAGCAAATAGaaatttttcaatatatCAATTTAAATATCATATGTACAAAAACAGGAATTAAGCATCTTGATAACATAGCACGAAAATCTTCTAttggaattttttttgagCCAAATGGGCATGGTACTATTTATACAGATATAAACCAGTTGAATGAATGGGCtaagaaattatatataaataaagataaatattttatagcattaaaaaaatatttacttttttttaatcaaaCAGCAGGTGATGCTGTAATTGATTTTTTAGCAATTGAATTGTCTTTATCTTTTTTGAATTTAACTATAAAAGAGTGGGATAACTTTTATAAGCCTTTTCcatctttatatataaatataatgtgTCCAAAATATATTCTGAAAAAATTGAAGACTCATCCACATAATGAACAATATCTAATTGAACCTAAATGCTTGCAacaaaaaatagataaagtAATTAATCAAGTAGGCTCAAAGAATGCTAGATGTTTTATTAGACCATCAGGAACAGAAAGCTTAATTCGTATATTTGCTGAAGCAGAAACATTTACAGAAATGAATGAAATTTTAGAGAAGGTAAAAGAAATTACTTATGAATATTTAAACGAAAACcaaaatttatatgaataa
- the RPL38 gene encoding 60S ribosomal protein L38, putative → MPKQINDIRKFLKISRKPDTTAVIIVKKKSKLKKNTIITKLKLRTKRYLYTMVFSDRKKAERIENSLLPSLKRIYYPKKKTAKTSKK, encoded by the coding sequence atgccAAAACAAATAAATGACATTCGAAAATTTTTGAAGATAAGCAGAAAGCCTGATACCACAGCTGTAATTATtgtgaagaaaaaaagtaaattaaagaaaaatactatcataacaaaattaaaattaagaaCAAAGAGATATTTATACACAATGGTATTTTCTGATCGTAAAAAAGCAGAAAGGATTGAGAACTCCTTATTACCAAGTCTTAAGAGGATATATtatcctaaaaaaaaaactgcAAAAActtctaaaaaataa
- a CDS encoding 60S ribosomal protein P0, putative: MAKLSKAQKKQMYIDKLSTLIQQYTKILIVHVDNVGSNQMATVRQSLRGKAVILMGKNTRIRTALKKNLQAVPQIEKLLPLVKLNMGFVFCNDDLSEVRKIILENRSPAPARLGVIAPIDVYIPPGPTGMDPSHTSFFQSLGISTKIVKGQIEIQEKVHLIKQGEKVTASSATLLQKFNMKPFSYGVEVKTVYDDGVIYDADVLDITEEDILKKFSKGVSNVAALSRAVGIITEASYPHVFVEAFKNIVALVIDSDYTFPLMQNIKNMVENPQAYVAAAPVASAAKVEEPKKEEAKKQEEEEEEDEDGFAGFGMFG; the protein is encoded by the coding sequence ATGGCGAAATTATCGAAGGcacaaaaaaaacaaatgtaTATTGACAAACTTAGCACTTTGATCCAGcaatatacaaaaatattaattgttCATGTAGATAATGTAGGATCTAATCAAATGGCAACTGTTCGTCAAAGTTTGAGAGGAAAAGCTGTAATATTAATGGGAAAAAATACAAGAATAAGGACAgcattaaaaaagaatttacaAGCCGTACCacaaatagaaaaattattgccattagtaaaattaaatatggGTTTTGTTTTTTGCAATGATGATTTATCAGAAGTCaggaaaattattttagaaaatagATCACCTGCACCAGCAAGGTTAGGTGTTATAGCCCCAATTGATGTTTATATTCCACCAGGTCCAACAGGTATGGATCCCTCCCATACATCATTTTTTCAATCTCTTGGTATATCAACAAAAATTGTAAAAGGTCAAATTGAAATACAAGAAAAAGTGCATTTAATTAAACAGGGAGAAAAAGTAACAGCTTCATCAGCTACTcttttacaaaaatttaaCATGAAGCCTTTTTCATATGGTGTTGAAGTAAAAACTGTGTATGATGATGGAGTTATATATGATGCTGATGTTTTAGATATCACTGAAGAAgatatcttaaaaaaattttcaaaaggTGTTTCTAATGTAGCTGCATTGTCTAGAGCTGTCGGTATAATAACAGAAGCTTCTTATCCACATGTCTTTGTAGAAGCATTTAAAAACATTGTTGCCTTAGTAATTGACTCTGATTACACATTCCCATTAATGCAAAATATTAAGAACATGGTTGAAAATCCACAAGCATACGTTGCTGCTGCACCTGTTGCTTCAGCTGCTAAAGTAGAAGAAcctaaaaaagaagaagcaAAAAAacaagaagaagaagaagaagaagatgaagatggTTTCGCTGGGTTTGGAATGTTTggttaa
- the RPT5 gene encoding 26S protease regulatory subunit 6a, putative → MNVENIFGNEEVNVDEIEKLSNSEIKTRISLIDTEIKILKNEHARLKNEYKSLQEKIKDNVEKIHLNKMLPYLVANVVESLDLEDEEEENEPKDEYDLYDNNLKLSHEGFRDIDDEKRGKCMVIKTSTRQTIFLPVPGLIEASELKPGDLVGVNKDSYLIIDKLPQEYDNRVKAMEVIEKPSEDYSDIGGLDKQIEDLVEAIVLPMLHKEKFEKIGIKPPKGVLMHGPPGTGKTLLARACASQTNATFLKLAGPQLVQMFIGDGAKMVRDAFNLAKEKAPAIIFIDELDAIGTKRFDSELSGDREVQRTMLELLNQLDGFSTDDTVKVIAATNRPDTLDPALLRSGRLDRKIELPHPNEESRARILQIHSRKMNVHKDVNFEELARSTDDFNGAQLKAVCVEAGMIALRRGATEIDHEDFVEGITSVLSKKKSTLNYFT, encoded by the coding sequence atgaatgttgaaaatatatttggaAATGAAGAGGTAAATGTagatgaaatagaaaaattatcaaataGCGAAATAAAAACAAGAATAAGTTTAATTGACacagaaataaaaatattgaaaaatgaGCATGCAAGATTAAAGaatgaatataaaagtttacaagaaaaaattaaagataatgtggaaaaaatacatttaaataaaatgctACCATATTTAGTAGCAAATGTGGTAGAATCATTAGATTtagaagatgaagaagaagaaaacgAACCAAAAGATGAATATGAtttatatgataataatttaaaattaagtcATGAGGGATTTCGTGATATAGATGATGAAAAAAGGGGAAAATGTATGGTAATTAAAACATCAACAAGGCAAACTATATTTTTACCAGTACCTGGATTAATCGAGGCATCAGAATTAAAACCAGGAGATTTAGTTGGTGTAAATAAAGATAGTTATCTAATAATAGACAAATTACCTCAAGAATATGATAACAGAGTAAAGGCAATGGAAGTAATTGAAAAACCATCTGAAGATTATTCTGATATTGGAGGATTAGATAAACAAATAGAAGATTTGGTTGAAGCAATAGTATTACCTATGCTACACAAAGAAAAGTTTGAAAAAATTGGAATAAAACCTCCAAAGGGTGTATTAATGCATGGACCTCCTGGTACAGGAAAAACTTTACTAGCAAGAGCTTGTGCATCTCAAACAAATGCAACATTTTTAAAGCTAGCTGGGCCTCAGCTAGTTCAGATGTTTATAGGAGATGGAGCAAAAATGGTTAGAGATGCTTTTAATTTAGCAAAAGAAAAAGCACCagcaattatttttattgatgAATTAGATGCTATTGGAACTAAAAGATTTGATAGCGAATTATCAGGTGATAGAGAAGTTCAAAGAACTATGTTAGAATTACTAAATCAGCTAGATGGTTTCAGTACTGACGATACAGTTAAAGTTATTGCTGCTACAAATAGACCAGACACTTTAGATCCAGCTTTATTAAGATCTGGTAGATTAGATAGGAAAATTGAATTACCTCATCCAAATGAAGAATCCCGAGCTAGAATTTTACAAATACATTCACGAAAGATGAATGTTCATAAAGATGTTAACTTCGAGGAATTAGCTAGATCTACTGATGACTTTAACGGAGCACAGTTAAAAGCTGTGTGTGTTGAAGCAGGAATGATTGCACTAAGAAGAGGGGCTACTGAAATTGATCATGAAGATTTTGTAGAAGGAATTACATCGGTTTtatcaaaaaagaaaagtactctgaattattttacttaa